A window of the Lactuca sativa cultivar Salinas chromosome 5, Lsat_Salinas_v11, whole genome shotgun sequence genome harbors these coding sequences:
- the LOC128126168 gene encoding uncharacterized mitochondrial protein AtMg00820-like has protein sequence MRSSSSMMSTNTLPPPASSSCSPPTTTVSPRLSTSYSTRTHSMVICAKRSIHKPVDRLNLHVDTISSSIIPRNYYQAFQHPNWLNAMKDEYGALISNSTRVLVPQPSNANVVNCIWFFKMKLNADGSLARYKVLLVANGYCQHPIIGCDETFSLFIKLTTI, from the coding sequence ATGAGGTCTTCCTCCTCCATGATGTCAACGAACACTCTTCCTCCTCCTGCTTCTTCCTCTTGCTCTCCTCCTACTACCACGGTTTCCCCTCGGCTTTCGACCTCTTATTCCACAAGAACCCATTCCATGGTTATTTGTGCTAAACGGAGCATCCATAAACCCGTTGATCGTCTTAATCTTCATGTTGACACCATTTCCTCCTCTATTATTCCTCGCAACTACTATCAAGCCTTTCAACATCCTAATTGGTTAAATGCCATGAAAGATGAATATGGTGCACTTATTTCTAACAGCACTAGGGTGCTTGTACCTCAACCTTCCAATGCTAATGTGGTTAATTgtatttggtttttcaaaatgaaACTTAATGCAGATGGATCTTTGGCTCGATACAAGGTACTTTTGGTTGCAAACGGATATTGTCAGCATCCGATCATTGGTTGTGATGAAACATTTAGTCTGTTTATTAAACTAACTACTATCTAG